Proteins from one Terriglobales bacterium genomic window:
- a CDS encoding tryptophanase: MAVRTIIEPFKIKSVEPIQWTTRARREELLRAAHYNLFQVAADEILIDLLTDSGTGAMSTAQWAAMMEGDESYAGSRSFYHLRRSVQGIFGYRHVIPTHQGRAAERILFNVMCRKGDVVPNNTHFDTTRANVEFVGAEAVDLPCAEGHDPSRLAPFKGNMDVAALEKLIARVGRERVPLVMLTVTNNSGGGQPVSMENARAISKVCRGHGIPLYFDACRFAENAYFIKLREPGYAERSPLEIAREMFALGDGCTMSAKKDGLANIGGFLCTNDDALAQQEENLLILTEGYPTYGGLAGRDLEAIAVGLEEALNEDYLRYRITSTAYLGNHVAEQGVPIVQPPGGHAIYLDARAFLPHIAPEQFPGVALANELYLEGGIRSAEIGTLMFGKAAQHDLVRLAIPRRVYTQSHIDYVIEVILEVWKRRDAIRGLRLAYEAPFLRHFTARLEPA; the protein is encoded by the coding sequence ATGGCGGTTCGCACCATCATCGAGCCCTTCAAGATCAAGTCGGTAGAGCCCATCCAGTGGACGACGCGGGCGCGGCGCGAAGAACTGTTGCGCGCGGCGCACTATAACCTGTTCCAAGTGGCGGCGGACGAGATCCTTATCGACCTGCTGACCGACTCCGGCACGGGCGCCATGTCCACTGCGCAGTGGGCGGCCATGATGGAAGGCGACGAGAGCTATGCGGGCAGCCGCAGCTTCTATCACTTGCGGCGCTCCGTGCAAGGCATCTTCGGCTACCGGCACGTAATCCCGACGCACCAGGGAAGAGCGGCGGAGCGCATCCTGTTCAACGTGATGTGCCGGAAGGGCGACGTGGTCCCGAACAACACGCACTTCGATACCACGCGCGCCAACGTAGAGTTCGTAGGAGCAGAAGCCGTGGACCTGCCCTGCGCGGAGGGACACGATCCGTCCCGGCTGGCGCCGTTCAAGGGCAACATGGACGTGGCCGCGCTGGAAAAGCTGATCGCGCGCGTGGGCCGTGAGCGGGTGCCGCTGGTGATGTTAACGGTGACCAACAATTCCGGCGGCGGCCAGCCGGTTTCCATGGAGAACGCGCGGGCCATCAGCAAAGTGTGCCGGGGACACGGCATCCCACTTTACTTCGACGCCTGCCGTTTCGCGGAGAACGCCTACTTCATCAAGCTGCGTGAGCCGGGCTACGCGGAACGATCGCCGCTGGAGATCGCGCGCGAGATGTTCGCGCTGGGCGACGGTTGCACCATGTCGGCGAAGAAAGATGGGCTGGCCAACATCGGAGGCTTCCTGTGCACCAACGACGACGCGCTGGCGCAGCAGGAGGAAAACCTGCTGATCCTCACCGAAGGTTACCCGACCTACGGGGGCCTCGCGGGACGCGACCTGGAAGCGATCGCCGTCGGCCTGGAAGAAGCCTTGAATGAAGACTACCTCCGCTACCGCATCACTTCGACCGCGTATCTGGGCAACCACGTCGCCGAGCAGGGCGTGCCGATTGTGCAGCCCCCCGGAGGCCACGCCATCTACCTGGATGCGCGCGCGTTCCTGCCCCACATCGCGCCGGAGCAGTTCCCGGGCGTAGCGCTGGCGAATGAGCTGTATCTCGAGGGCGGCATCCGATCCGCCGAGATCGGGACGTTGATGTTCGGCAAGGCGGCGCAGCACGACCTGGTGCGGCTGGCCATCCCGCGGCGCGTCTACACGCAGAGCCACATCGACTACGTGATCGAAGTGATCCTGGAGGTGTGGAAGCGCCGCGACGCGATCCGCGGCCTGCGCCTCGCCTATGAGGCGCCTTTCCTGCGGCACTTCACGGCACGGCTGGAACCGGCTTGA
- a CDS encoding DUF3179 domain-containing (seleno)protein → MADMETVTYRSRARFWLLFLLFVAAGVSLVAVPMYVIRPFRAQGARELEVALAFVRWAPVWTVVDGVLAAVFAVMLWRGSSVTGWRTAGRRLIVLAGILLVTSAAVMARVNIFERVFRPVTEPQFLTASEAPVDDDDMVLAVRVGEQARAYPVRTLAYHHLLNDTLAGEPLIVTYUTLCHTGLVWKRTVEGRTLTFRLAGINNQNFLMRDEETGSVWQQVTGRCVFGPLRGKALELAGSDELTFGLWKQEAPAGTVLAPVGAYAAKYAEKDWDERMARYPTVLSFSPLPPRELVLGISVGGADRAFPLKSVLEQAPIMDSVGTTPVALVVGQDGKSVRAFVRRIEPGTEATEFHRKTGEPWALLDSATGSEWNFQGCAVAGPAQGKCLEQLPLLKDYWFDWRNYHPQTTVYRH, encoded by the coding sequence ATGGCTGACATGGAAACAGTCACCTACCGATCCCGGGCTCGATTCTGGTTACTCTTTTTACTGTTCGTAGCCGCGGGCGTGAGCCTAGTGGCCGTGCCGATGTACGTGATCCGCCCGTTCCGGGCGCAGGGTGCGCGGGAGCTCGAGGTCGCGCTGGCGTTCGTGCGTTGGGCGCCGGTCTGGACGGTGGTGGATGGCGTGCTCGCGGCGGTATTCGCTGTAATGCTGTGGCGGGGCAGCAGTGTGACGGGCTGGCGCACCGCGGGGAGGCGGCTTATCGTGCTCGCCGGCATACTGCTGGTCACAAGCGCGGCGGTAATGGCGCGGGTGAACATCTTCGAGCGCGTGTTCCGCCCGGTCACCGAGCCGCAGTTCCTAACCGCTTCGGAGGCGCCGGTGGACGACGACGACATGGTGCTGGCGGTGCGCGTGGGAGAGCAGGCACGCGCCTACCCCGTCCGCACCCTGGCCTACCACCATCTGCTGAACGACACCCTGGCCGGCGAGCCCCTGATCGTCACCTATTGAACGCTCTGCCACACCGGTCTGGTGTGGAAACGGACAGTCGAAGGAAGGACGCTCACTTTCCGCCTGGCCGGCATCAACAACCAGAACTTCCTCATGCGCGATGAGGAAACGGGAAGCGTGTGGCAGCAGGTGACGGGGCGCTGTGTGTTCGGTCCGCTGCGCGGCAAAGCACTGGAACTGGCCGGCTCCGATGAATTGACCTTCGGCTTGTGGAAGCAGGAAGCGCCTGCGGGTACGGTGCTGGCGCCGGTGGGGGCCTACGCGGCCAAATACGCCGAGAAAGACTGGGACGAGCGCATGGCCCGCTACCCAACCGTGCTCTCGTTCTCTCCCCTTCCGCCCAGAGAATTGGTGCTGGGCATCAGCGTGGGTGGCGCGGATCGCGCCTTCCCATTGAAAAGCGTGCTGGAGCAGGCGCCCATCATGGACAGCGTCGGCACGACGCCGGTGGCGCTGGTCGTGGGACAGGACGGCAAGTCGGTACGCGCGTTTGTCAGGCGGATTGAGCCCGGCACCGAGGCGACCGAGTTCCACAGGAAGACGGGCGAGCCGTGGGCGTTGCTCGATTCGGCCACGGGGAGCGAGTGGAACTTCCAGGGTTGCGCGGTTGCGGGACCAGCGCAGGGAAAGTGCCTGGAACAGTTGCCGCTGCTCAAGGACTACTGGTTCGATTGGCGGAACTACCATCCGCAGACCACGGTGTACCGACACTAG